Proteins co-encoded in one Saccharomyces mikatae IFO 1815 strain IFO1815 genome assembly, chromosome: 14 genomic window:
- the PIK1 gene encoding 1-phosphatidylinositol 4-kinase (similar to Saccharomyces cerevisiae PIK1 (YNL267W); ancestral locus Anc_1.85), translating to MHKASSSNKSFDDTIELKKNEQLLKLINSSEFTLHNCVELLCKHSKNIGIHYYLCQKLATFPHGELQFYIPQLVQVLITMETESMALEDLLLRLRAENPHFALLTFWQLQALLTDLSTDPASYGFQVARRVLNNLQTNLFNTSSNDNKNVRINENVAPALVLSSMMMSAIALPQLSKATKPLVESQGRRQKAFVFKLARSAMKDFTKNMTLKNTLLNKKSSKSKRVSSSSSLTQTSPIDLIDPIKTKEDATFRKSRHNEVKLDFDIVDDVGNQVFEERISSSIKLPKRKPKHLDNSYVHRTYDGKNINRDEPLTRTAKGVDCVYISSKGYNDENTDIVNNDDETGGETEEDTDALNSDQFTSSMPDLHNIQPRLSSASFASLEGTPKLNRTNSQPLSRQAIKNSKKASSSLSKKIDLSQLSTTSKIKMLKANYFRCETQFAIALETVSQRLARVPTEARLSALRAELFLLNRDLPAEVDIPTLLPANKKGKLHKLVTITANEAQVLNSAEKVPYLLLIEYLRDEFDFDPTSESNEKLLKKINSNEGGLIFDLNYMNRKDNNENKNESAPPSINAPTTAYDNKTPDNGISRNEDLSNTSRVDSASLSRFRTEVNKEEDLGDMSMVKVKNRTDDEAYRNSLVLQSAANVPILSAGSQDRSPELNFGSNLDEVLIENGINNKKIHNQTDALADQMRVSAVMLAQLDKSPQQLSESTKQIRAQIISSMKEVQDKFGYHDLEALHGMAGERKLENDLMTGGIDTSYLGEDWATKKERIRKTSEYGHLENWDLCSVIAKTGDDLRQEAFAYQMIQAMANIWVKEKVGVWVKRMKILITSANTGLVETITNAMSVHSIKKALTKKMIEDAELDDKGSIASLNDHFLRAFGNPNGFKYKRAQDNFACSLAAYSVICYLLQVKDRHNGNIMIDNEGHVSHIDFGFMLSNSPGSVGFEAAPFKLTYEYIELLGGVEGEAFKKFVELTKSSFKALRKYADQIISMCEIMQKDNMQPCFDAGEQTSVQLRQRFQLELSEKEVDDFVENFLVGKSLGSIYTRIYDQFQLITQGIYS from the coding sequence atgCATAAAGCATCCAGTTCAAATAAGAGCTTTGATGATACCATTGaactaaagaagaatgaaCAGTTATTGAAACTGATTAATTCCAGTGAATTCACGCTACATAATTGCGTAGAGTTGCTATGTAAACACTCTAAAAATATTGGTATTCATTACTATTTGTGTCAGAAGTTGGCTACATTTCCTCACGGTGAACTacagttttatataccCCAATTAGTACAGGTTTTGATAACTATGGAAACAGAATCAATGGCTTTAGAAGATTTGCTATTGAGGTTGAGAGCGGAGAACCCTCATTTTGCACTGCTGACATTCTGGCAATTGCAAGCGTTGCTAACGGATTTATCTACAGACCCCGCTTCCTATGGTTTTCAAGTTGCTAGAAGAGTGCTAAACAATTTGCAAACAAACCTTTTTAATACAAGCTCAAATGACAACAAAAATGTTAGAATAAATGAGAACGTTGCACCAGCTTTAGTACTTTCCTCCATGATGATGTCAGCAATAGCATTACCACAGTTAAGTAAAGCCACGAAGCCATTGGTAGAATCTCAAGGTAGAAGACAAAAAGCCTTTGTTTTTAAATTAGCCAGAAGCGCGATGAAGGATTTCACCAAAAATATGACCTTAAAGAATACCCtgttaaacaaaaaaagctcCAAATCGAAAAGAGTCAGCTCAAGCAGCAGCTTAACTCAAACTTCTCCGATAGATTTAATAGATCCAATAAAAACCAAAGAAGATGCAACATTTAGAAAATCGAGACATAACGAGGTGAAATTGGATTTCGACATCGTAGACGATGTAGGTAACCAAGTGTTCGAGGAGAGAATTTCATCCTCAATCAAACTACCAAAACGTAAACCCAAACATTTGGATAACTCTTATGTCCACAGGACATATGATggcaaaaatatcaatagaGATGAACCTCTAACAAGAACTGCAAAAGGAGTAGATTGtgtttatatttcttcGAAGGGATATAATGATGAGAATACAGATATTGTtaacaatgatgatgaaacgGGTGGAGAAACAGAGGAGGATACAGACGCTTTAAACTCCGATCAGTTCACCAGTTCTATGCCAGATCTGCATAATATTCAACCAAGACTTTCTTCTGCATCGTTCGCTTCTTTAGAGGGGACACCTAAACTGAATAGGACGAACTCTCAACCGCTTTCGCGCCAAGCAATTAAAAACAGTAAAAAGGCAAGCTCCTCATTGAGTAAAAAGATTGATCTATCTCAACTGTCGACTACATCTAAAATTAAAATGTTGAAGGCAAATTATTTCCGTTGCGAGACACAATTTGCCATTGCATTAGAAACTGTATCTCAGAGGTTAGCTCGAGTACCGACGGAAGCCAGATTAAGTGCCTTACGTGCTGAgctatttttattaaataGAGACTTGCCGGCGGAAGTAGACATCCCCACTTTATTGCCTGCAAATAAGAAAGGAAAGTTGCATAAGTTGGTAACCATTACAGCTAATGAGGCGCAGGTTTTGAATTCTGCTGAAAAAGTTCCATATTTGCTCTTGATAGAATATTTAAGAGATgaatttgattttgatcCAACAAGTGAATCAAATGAAAAGCTATTAAAGAAGATCAATAGTAATGAAGGTGGCCTAATATTTGATTTAAATTACATGAATAGAAAGGAtaacaatgaaaataagaacGAGAGTGCTCCACCTAGCATTAACGCTCCAACTACAGCATATGATAACAAAACACCAGACAATGGAATTTCCCGCAATGAGGACCTTTCCAACACTTCAAGAGTTGATTCGGCCTCTCTATCCCGTTTTAGAACTGAGGTTAATAAAGAGGAAGATTTAGGCGATATGTCAATGGTAAAAGTCAAGAACAGAACAGATGATGAAGCGTATAGAAATTCTTTAGTATTACAGAGTGCTGCCAACGTTCCAATTTTGTCTGCTGGTAGTCAAGACAGAAGTCCAGAGTTGAACTTTGGTTCGAACTTAGATGAAGTACTCATTGAAAATGGAattaataacaaaaaaattcataatCAAACAGACGCTTTAGCAGACCAAATGAGAGTTTCAGCAGTTATGTTAGCGCAACTGGATAAATCGCCACAGCAGCTGTCTGAAAGTACAAAACAGATTCGTGCCCAAAtcatttcatcaatgaagGAGGTGCAGGATAAATTTGGTTATCACGATTTGGAGGCCCTCCATGGAATGGCaggtgaaagaaaattagaAAACGATTTAATGACAGGTGGTATTGATACATCATATCTGGGTGAAGATTGGGctacaaagaaagaaaggatACGTAAAACATCAGAGTATGGCCATTTAGAAAACTGGGATTTATGTTCTGTGATTGCCAAGACCGGTGATGATTTGAGACAGGAAGCTTTTGCATATCAAATGATTCAGGCGATGGCCAATATATGggtcaaagaaaaagtggGAGTTTGGGTAAAGAGAATGAAGATTTTAATTACAAGTGCAAACACGGGACTTGTGGAAACTATCACAAATGCTATGTCTGTTCATAGTATTAAAAAGGctttaacaaaaaagatgatCGAAGATGCAGAGCTGGATGATAAAGGTAGTATTGCATCTTTGAACGACCATTTCCTTAGAGCTTTTGGTAATCCCAATGGGttcaaatataaaagagCCCAGGATAATTTTGCTTGCTCGCTAGCCGCATATTCTGTGATTTGCTATCTCCTACAAGTTAAAGACAGGCACAACGGTAACATCAtgattgataatgaaggTCATGTGAGTCACATCGATTTTGGATTCATGCTATCAAATTCACCAGGCTCCGTGGGCTTTGAAGCTGCTCCATTTAAACTAACTTACGAATATATCGAACTGTTAGGCGGAGTAGAAGGGGAAGCCTTTAAGAAGTTTGTTGAGCTTACAAAAAGTTCTTTCAAGGCTTTGAGAAAGTATGCTGATCAAATTATATCAATGTGTGAGATCATGCAAAAGGACAACATGCAGCCTTGTTTTGATGCTGGCGAACAAACCAGTGTACAACTACGACAAAGGTTCCAATTAGAATTgtcagaaaaagaagtcGACGACTTTGTAGAGAACTTCTTGGTAGGAAAATCCTTGGGTAGTATTTATACTAGAATATACGACCAATTCCAACTTATCACGCAAGGTATTTATAGTTGA